From Laspinema palackyanum D2c, one genomic window encodes:
- a CDS encoding DUF4926 domain-containing protein, whose translation MNLSKMISELDRVVLTVNLPEYDLKPGDLGTVVLVHQEGLGYEVEFMTLTGETIAIVSLLSSQVRAIGHREIAQARVLA comes from the coding sequence GTGAATTTAAGTAAAATGATTAGCGAATTAGACCGAGTTGTTTTAACGGTAAATTTACCGGAGTATGATTTAAAACCGGGCGACCTTGGCACGGTTGTTTTAGTCCATCAAGAAGGTTTGGGCTATGAAGTAGAGTTTATGACCCTCACAGGAGAAACTATAGCCATTGTTTCTCTATTGAGTTCTCAAGTTCGGGCGATCGGTCACAGAGAGATTGCTCAAGCGCGGGTTC
- a CDS encoding DUF6883 domain-containing protein gives MKLPNYKQAIVPQTKITQYLLSLTHPDGKSKAKFFLNFGFEVDSWEIMANALINHAANHELAKIEASPFGTRYVIEGRVMTPDGRNPQLRSVWFISSGDDIPRLVTAYPLE, from the coding sequence GTGAAATTACCGAATTATAAACAAGCCATCGTTCCTCAGACAAAAATTACCCAATATTTACTGTCACTGACTCATCCTGATGGCAAAAGTAAGGCAAAATTTTTTCTCAACTTTGGGTTTGAAGTTGATTCGTGGGAAATTATGGCTAATGCTTTAATCAATCATGCAGCTAACCATGAATTAGCTAAAATAGAAGCATCTCCGTTCGGGACAAGGTATGTTATTGAAGGCAGAGTCATGACACCAGATGGCAGAAACCCCCAATTACGTTCTGTTTGGTTTATTTCTAGTGGAGATGATATTCCTAGACTGGTCACTGCCTATCCACTCGAATAA
- a CDS encoding nucleotidyltransferase family protein, translating into MRRNEVLEILAQHRQTLQDFGVSSLAIFGSVARDEARPESDVDILVEFDGRVTFDRYMDVKFYLEDSLGRKVDLVSGRSLNPLIRGRVEQEAIYVA; encoded by the coding sequence ATGCGACGAAATGAGGTATTAGAAATACTGGCACAGCACCGGCAGACATTACAAGATTTTGGCGTTAGCTCTCTGGCGATATTTGGGTCTGTTGCGAGGGATGAAGCCAGACCGGAGAGTGATGTGGATATTCTAGTAGAGTTTGACGGGCGAGTGACATTTGACCGTTACATGGATGTTAAATTTTATCTAGAAGACAGTCTAGGCAGAAAAGTGGATTTGGTTAGTGGGCGATCGCTTAACCCTCTGATTCGCGGTAGGGTAGAACAAGAGGCCATTTATGTCGCGTAG
- a CDS encoding EcsC family protein has product MNQPNLLELAKQGDAKAIATLMNRKLQPKGITAKASMKNDCLQIMLESAQVPPQETLVALIRKWVPTLGAESIKRVKVYGKQTPEEFPNWSEEFEVEAQIVVSLEEAAQQGDVNAIATLIKRWLNSPGIAVKASWKNDCLQVKLESDEVPQQQSVIPIIQRGLIDRGIPTLARVKIFAQQSGDDFPEWEQEFAVEKAEPVRTETPEAIANESENNNNNNKLVEVKADNSLSLQEESKQLSFWEQMTKKAKQAGDAIADATEQARKSSLEKVTEVGGGISGMASGAGKVATESATNLWGGITEATLSGQAVFQNAPEFGGSIANTAFQTGKVAIKTAQGTAIEFGGAIANTAFQTGKVAIDTAKYTAMQSTKGAGYILGIIEKSPLLKNLTKALKVDWVVHFIEGVDVVRAETEVRELQQQYPQEKPEEIAHRLMLKKALIAAGSGLASSLVPGSALAMLGADLAATTALSAELIYQIAAVYGYDLEAPERKGEALAIFSLSLGGNLAIEAGVGLLGNIPLAGAVIGASSNAVIMYALGYAACHFYQENYQNPLTMEATIAETQVESQKYLEEAIEQQSLMDRIFVHLILAGNPDKTWEQILPELQTLNFSPASLDAIASNLQSPPPLQTLLEQINSDFAIPLLAQCEKLAELDGIVTPEEAQVIETINQRFNGEIQSLVKQES; this is encoded by the coding sequence ATGAATCAGCCGAATCTTCTGGAACTGGCCAAACAGGGAGATGCCAAGGCGATCGCCACCCTAATGAACCGCAAACTGCAACCCAAAGGCATTACCGCTAAAGCCTCAATGAAAAATGATTGCCTGCAAATTATGCTCGAATCAGCGCAGGTACCCCCCCAAGAAACATTAGTGGCGCTTATCCGGAAGTGGGTTCCAACTTTGGGGGCTGAATCTATCAAGCGGGTGAAGGTTTACGGGAAACAAACACCGGAAGAATTTCCCAATTGGAGTGAAGAATTTGAAGTGGAGGCGCAGATTGTTGTCAGTTTGGAGGAAGCGGCTCAACAGGGGGATGTGAATGCGATCGCCACTTTAATCAAGCGGTGGCTAAACTCCCCAGGAATTGCGGTTAAAGCGAGTTGGAAAAATGATTGTTTGCAGGTGAAACTTGAATCAGACGAAGTACCCCAACAACAGAGCGTAATTCCGATAATTCAGAGGGGTTTAATTGATAGAGGAATTCCAACTTTGGCGAGAGTGAAGATATTCGCCCAACAGAGCGGCGATGATTTTCCGGAGTGGGAACAAGAGTTTGCTGTAGAAAAAGCGGAACCTGTACGGACAGAAACACCGGAAGCGATCGCGAATGAATCTGAAAATAATAATAATAATAATAAGCTGGTTGAGGTGAAAGCAGATAACTCATTATCGCTTCAAGAGGAATCAAAACAGCTATCTTTTTGGGAGCAGATGACCAAAAAGGCGAAACAAGCAGGGGACGCGATCGCAGATGCTACCGAACAAGCTCGTAAATCTTCTCTGGAAAAAGTTACAGAAGTTGGTGGCGGGATTTCAGGGATGGCTTCGGGTGCAGGTAAAGTAGCAACGGAAAGCGCAACAAACCTTTGGGGGGGAATTACGGAAGCTACCTTATCAGGTCAAGCAGTTTTCCAGAATGCGCCAGAATTTGGCGGTTCGATTGCCAATACAGCATTCCAAACGGGTAAGGTGGCGATCAAAACTGCTCAAGGTACCGCCATTGAATTTGGCGGTGCGATTGCCAATACAGCATTCCAAACGGGTAAAGTGGCGATCGACACCGCTAAATATACCGCCATGCAATCAACCAAAGGAGCGGGGTATATCCTAGGAATAATTGAAAAGAGTCCTCTGCTGAAAAATCTAACTAAAGCGTTAAAGGTTGATTGGGTCGTCCATTTTATAGAAGGAGTAGATGTAGTCAGAGCTGAAACAGAAGTTCGAGAGTTACAGCAGCAATATCCCCAGGAAAAACCTGAAGAAATTGCCCATCGCCTGATGTTAAAAAAAGCTTTAATTGCAGCGGGAAGCGGATTGGCGAGTAGCTTAGTTCCTGGAAGCGCCCTGGCGATGTTAGGGGCAGATTTAGCGGCAACAACGGCATTATCAGCCGAATTAATTTATCAAATTGCTGCGGTTTATGGGTATGATTTGGAAGCTCCAGAGCGCAAAGGTGAAGCCTTAGCCATTTTTAGTTTATCCTTGGGCGGTAATTTAGCCATTGAAGCCGGAGTGGGCCTGCTGGGGAATATACCCTTAGCTGGAGCGGTAATTGGAGCCAGTAGCAATGCAGTGATCATGTATGCCCTCGGATATGCTGCCTGCCATTTTTATCAAGAAAATTACCAGAATCCGTTAACAATGGAAGCAACGATCGCAGAAACGCAAGTAGAAAGTCAAAAATATTTAGAAGAGGCGATCGAGCAACAATCCCTGATGGATCGGATTTTCGTTCATCTCATTTTAGCAGGGAATCCGGATAAAACTTGGGAACAAATTTTGCCGGAGTTACAAACTTTGAACTTTAGTCCCGCTTCACTGGATGCGATCGCCAGCAATCTCCAATCACCCCCGCCATTGCAAACCTTGCTCGAACAAATTAATAGCGATTTTGCTATACCGCTTCTCGCTCAATGTGAAAAACTGGCTGAATTAGATGGCATCGTTACACCAGAAGAAGCCCAGGTCATAGAGACGATTAACCAAAGGTTTAATGGAGAAATTCAGTCACTTGTAAAACAGGAGTCCTAA
- the hpf gene encoding ribosome hibernation-promoting factor, HPF/YfiA family gives MKLVIHGKNIEITEAIREYVNQKVEKAVSHFQNLTTEVDVHLSVAKNPRNNSKQTAEVTIFANGTIIRAEESSENLYASIDLVADKIARQLRKYKEKRHAQKTQAPDTLNEALLEEQPLVEDLIGERTPELPEEVVRTKYFAMPPMTVLDALEQLQLVDHDFYMFRNAETGEINVIYERNHGGYGVLQPRNGNGQTKNGKANATASKSNPAKV, from the coding sequence ATGAAGCTTGTTATCCACGGCAAAAATATTGAAATAACCGAGGCCATTCGCGAATACGTCAACCAAAAGGTTGAAAAAGCAGTGAGTCACTTTCAAAACTTGACCACGGAAGTAGACGTTCATCTGTCTGTGGCCAAAAATCCTCGGAACAATTCTAAACAAACTGCTGAAGTGACCATTTTTGCAAATGGTACTATCATTCGAGCTGAGGAGAGCAGTGAAAATCTGTACGCAAGCATCGATTTAGTCGCTGATAAAATCGCTCGCCAATTGCGTAAGTACAAAGAAAAACGTCACGCTCAGAAAACTCAAGCGCCAGATACGCTTAATGAAGCGCTTCTCGAAGAGCAACCCCTGGTCGAGGACCTCATTGGCGAACGCACCCCCGAACTTCCAGAGGAAGTGGTGCGAACCAAATATTTCGCCATGCCTCCGATGACGGTTCTCGATGCCTTGGAACAACTGCAACTCGTGGATCATGACTTCTATATGTTCCGCAATGCCGAAACGGGTGAAATTAATGTGATTTACGAACGCAACCACGGCGGTTACGGCGTTCTTCAACCCCGCAATGGCAATGGTCAGACCAAAAACGGCAAAGCAAACGCTACCGCCAGCAAATCTAACCCGGCTAAAGTTTGA
- the lipB gene encoding lipoyl(octanoyl) transferase LipB produces MIYSKSLANTVEASSPRRRCGFYNFDRLPYQEAWTWQQSLVAARRSNPDLEDVFILLEHPPVYTLGKGASLEFLKFDPSCSDVELHRVERGGEVTYHCPGQIVGYPILNLRYYQTDLHWYLRQLEGVILQVLGEYGLKGDRIAGMTGVWLEGRKIAAIGIKVSRWITMHGFALNVCPDLKGFEQIVPCGIANKPVGSLAEFVEGINPDRVRQQIATAFADTFAVELTELKLPTQGEPI; encoded by the coding sequence ATGATCTATAGTAAAAGTCTAGCCAATACTGTTGAAGCCAGTTCCCCGCGTCGGCGTTGTGGGTTCTACAATTTTGATCGCCTCCCCTATCAGGAGGCTTGGACCTGGCAGCAGTCTTTAGTGGCTGCCCGACGGTCCAATCCAGATTTAGAGGATGTCTTCATTTTGCTGGAACATCCTCCAGTTTATACCTTGGGAAAAGGGGCGAGTTTAGAATTTCTCAAGTTTGACCCCAGCTGTAGTGATGTGGAACTGCATCGGGTGGAGCGTGGGGGCGAGGTTACCTATCATTGTCCCGGTCAAATCGTGGGGTATCCGATTTTGAATCTGCGATATTACCAGACGGACTTGCACTGGTATTTGAGGCAGCTAGAAGGGGTGATTCTTCAGGTGTTGGGGGAGTATGGCTTAAAGGGCGATCGCATTGCCGGGATGACCGGAGTTTGGCTAGAGGGGCGAAAAATAGCGGCGATCGGGATTAAAGTCAGTCGATGGATTACGATGCACGGTTTTGCCCTGAATGTTTGCCCGGATTTGAAAGGGTTCGAGCAAATCGTTCCTTGTGGGATTGCCAACAAACCCGTGGGGAGTTTGGCTGAATTTGTAGAGGGGATTAACCCCGATCGCGTGCGCCAGCAAATCGCTACAGCGTTTGCCGATACCTTTGCCGTTGAATTGACTGAGTTAAAATTGCCTACACAGGGCGAGCCGATTTAA
- a CDS encoding FtsX-like permease family protein produces the protein MPSIARKNLFEDLPRFLVAQAGIMFAVSLITIQTGIFKGVMRSTALLVDYSPADIWVTSQDMETLEMTLHMPYKRLKEAQEVEGVAQGEALIVQGTLWRDSTGHINHVRVFGFDPDGELFVPGQIVRGSLSDLHKPYTMFVDEASFDTLKVSWLGDKVEVGAFSATVVGFTHDTQSIVASPYIFTSLDNADAFTTTRPSEEAASEVQEDPEPLTEDDPITYILVQAEPGQNLQELKERLQEALPYTRAYTREEMAQLNRVYWQERTGIGFVLSLGAGVGVMVGMVVVGQILYASVSDHIKEFGTLKAMGASQSVIYGVIIEQALWMAVLGYLPGMLLCWGIQYWALAAQGLTILISPGTAVGVFGITVVMCVSSAIFAIQKINRVDPAIVFKA, from the coding sequence ATGCCTTCAATAGCCCGAAAAAACCTATTTGAAGATCTCCCCCGCTTTTTGGTTGCCCAAGCGGGCATTATGTTTGCGGTGAGTTTGATTACCATCCAAACGGGAATCTTCAAAGGGGTCATGCGCTCAACCGCCTTACTGGTGGACTATTCTCCAGCGGATATTTGGGTCACGTCCCAGGATATGGAAACCTTAGAAATGACCCTCCATATGCCCTACAAGCGACTAAAAGAAGCGCAAGAAGTGGAAGGGGTCGCCCAAGGGGAAGCGCTGATTGTCCAGGGGACCCTGTGGCGAGATTCAACAGGGCATATTAACCATGTCCGGGTGTTTGGATTTGACCCAGATGGGGAACTGTTCGTCCCGGGTCAAATTGTCCGAGGCAGCTTAAGCGACCTCCACAAACCCTACACCATGTTTGTGGATGAAGCGAGCTTTGATACCCTCAAGGTCTCATGGTTGGGGGACAAAGTGGAAGTGGGGGCATTTTCCGCCACGGTGGTGGGATTCACCCATGACACTCAATCGATTGTGGCGAGTCCCTATATTTTCACGTCCTTGGACAATGCGGATGCCTTCACCACGACTCGTCCCAGTGAAGAGGCAGCTTCTGAAGTCCAAGAGGATCCAGAACCCTTAACGGAGGATGATCCGATCACCTACATTTTGGTCCAAGCTGAACCGGGACAAAATTTGCAGGAACTCAAAGAGAGACTGCAAGAGGCATTGCCCTATACCCGGGCTTATACCCGGGAAGAAATGGCCCAACTCAACCGCGTGTATTGGCAAGAACGGACGGGTATTGGCTTTGTGCTGAGTTTAGGGGCCGGGGTGGGGGTGATGGTCGGCATGGTGGTTGTCGGACAGATTCTGTACGCTTCTGTCTCGGATCACATTAAAGAATTTGGCACTCTCAAGGCGATGGGGGCCTCCCAGAGCGTGATTTATGGGGTGATTATTGAACAGGCCCTGTGGATGGCTGTCTTAGGATACCTGCCAGGAATGCTGCTGTGCTGGGGGATCCAATATTGGGCTCTGGCGGCCCAGGGATTGACCATCTTGATTTCACCGGGAACTGCTGTGGGAGTATTTGGGATCACTGTGGTGATGTGTGTATCTTCTGCAATTTTTGCCATTCAGAAAATCAACCGAGTCGATCCAGCGATTGTTTTTAAAGCCTAG
- a CDS encoding ABC transporter ATP-binding protein has product MVFESGSEEFHALKGIDLEVRPGDIQLLMGPSGSGKTTLLSILAGMLTPTAGTVKLLGEEITWMSRAELSRFRRDNIGFIFQGFNLFPALTAAENVEVALNLKGIRGRNAHLEAQHLLEQVGLGAKVHQLPRDLSGGQKQRVAIARALAGHPQLIMADEPTAALDSHSGHAVIELLRKLAKEGGSTVLMVTHDPRILDVADRILYLEDGELQKPTSA; this is encoded by the coding sequence ATGGTCTTCGAGTCCGGTTCCGAGGAGTTTCACGCCCTCAAAGGGATTGATTTGGAAGTCCGTCCCGGAGATATCCAACTTTTGATGGGACCATCGGGTTCGGGCAAAACGACTTTACTCTCAATTTTGGCTGGGATGCTAACCCCAACAGCGGGAACGGTTAAATTACTTGGGGAAGAAATTACCTGGATGTCCCGGGCTGAATTATCCCGGTTTCGTCGAGATAATATTGGCTTTATTTTTCAAGGTTTTAATTTATTTCCCGCACTCACGGCGGCGGAAAATGTAGAAGTGGCGCTGAATTTGAAAGGAATTCGGGGACGCAATGCTCACCTAGAAGCGCAGCATCTTTTGGAACAAGTGGGGTTGGGAGCGAAGGTTCATCAGTTGCCTCGGGATTTATCCGGGGGACAAAAACAGCGGGTGGCGATCGCCCGCGCTTTGGCAGGTCATCCTCAGTTGATTATGGCCGATGAACCCACCGCAGCGTTAGATTCGCATAGCGGTCATGCGGTGATTGAACTGCTTCGCAAATTGGCAAAAGAAGGAGGCAGTACGGTCCTCATGGTGACTCACGATCCGCGTATTCTGGATGTGGCCGATCGCATTCTCTATCTCGAAGATGGGGAATTACAAAAGCCCACTTCCGCTTAA
- a CDS encoding RNA polymerase sigma factor, RpoD/SigA family produces the protein MPTIKSRPTTVKQTYMGARQSDSTDTIRSYLHEIGRVPLLTHEQEIVFGKQVQQMMAFLEAKEALEKKLKREPTEEEWAEAVGQSVGDLKNLVKIGRRSKQKMIEANLRLVVAIAKKYQKRNLEFLDLIQEGTLGLERGVEKFDPMRGYKFSTYAYWWIRQAITRAIAQQARTIRLPIHITEKLNKIKKVQRELTQNLGRSPSPSEIGEALELEPAQIREYLLMARQPVSLDLRVGDNQDTELQDLLEDADASPENYITQELLREDLESLLAELTTQQRDVIILRFGLKDGRELSLAKVGEKLNLSRERVRQLEHQALAHLRRRRANVQEYLAS, from the coding sequence ATGCCCACAATCAAATCTCGGCCAACCACTGTTAAGCAAACTTATATGGGCGCACGACAAAGCGATTCTACTGATACCATTCGTTCGTATTTACATGAAATTGGTCGTGTGCCGCTGCTGACCCATGAGCAAGAAATTGTCTTTGGGAAGCAAGTGCAGCAAATGATGGCGTTTTTGGAAGCGAAAGAAGCGCTAGAGAAGAAGCTCAAACGCGAACCTACGGAAGAAGAATGGGCCGAGGCGGTTGGACAAAGCGTTGGAGATCTCAAGAACTTGGTCAAAATCGGTCGGCGATCCAAGCAAAAGATGATTGAAGCGAACCTGCGCCTGGTGGTGGCGATCGCCAAGAAATACCAGAAGCGCAACCTAGAATTCCTGGACTTGATCCAAGAAGGAACCCTCGGATTAGAGCGGGGTGTAGAGAAATTCGACCCGATGCGGGGATATAAATTCTCCACCTACGCCTACTGGTGGATTCGTCAGGCGATTACGCGGGCGATCGCCCAACAAGCGCGGACAATCCGCCTGCCGATTCACATCACCGAGAAACTCAACAAAATCAAGAAAGTGCAACGGGAACTCACCCAAAATTTAGGCCGGAGTCCTTCTCCTTCCGAGATTGGTGAAGCCCTGGAGTTAGAACCGGCACAGATTCGGGAATATCTGTTAATGGCACGTCAGCCAGTTTCCCTGGATCTGCGAGTGGGAGATAACCAAGACACCGAACTGCAAGACCTCCTAGAGGACGCAGATGCTTCTCCGGAAAATTACATCACCCAAGAATTGCTGCGGGAAGATTTAGAGAGCCTTTTGGCAGAACTCACCACTCAGCAGCGGGATGTGATTATTTTGCGATTTGGCCTAAAAGATGGGCGGGAATTGTCCCTAGCCAAAGTCGGTGAAAAACTCAATCTCAGTCGCGAACGAGTACGCCAATTGGAACATCAAGCGCTCGCGCACCTGCGCCGTAGACGAGCCAATGTGCAAGAGTATTTAGCCAGCTAA
- a CDS encoding phospholipase D-like domain-containing protein has protein sequence MLLLLILRKTPQSPKFWPFLRPLLMVTLGLLGSGCKEIQPTLHRLPPLPQDPFVEVYLNQNPVREYPEPYRGITRPGDDLEQLIVDTINGATSTVDVAVQELQLPKIAIAIALKHQSGVRVRVILENTYNQALSELTPQQVVGLDERSKARYEEWRHLIDRNQDGVLSPEEIAQGDALIILKNAGVPLIDDTADGSKGSGLMHHKFAIADGRRVLVTSANFTTSDIHGDFLSQTSLGNPNNLLKIDSPALAGLFQQEFNLMWGDGPGGDPDSLFGVQKPFRPKQSVNLGASSVGVQFAPTGARVPWAQSVNGAIANTLNLATQSVDLALFVFSKQQLSDTLYARHRTGVQVRALIDPSFAYRSYSEGLDMMGVALPNQNCQYDQANQPWSTPLDTVGVPQLPPGDRLHHKFALLDDRIVITGSHNWSAAANSRNDETLLVIDSPLVAAHFKREFERLYSTARLGLPTHIEAKIQQQIQQCGESTPVAALSPEARINVNRATQQELEALPGIGPALASRIIATRQEQPFTSVEDLQRVSGIGPTLSERLRDRVTF, from the coding sequence ATGCTCCTACTGCTGATCCTACGAAAAACCCCACAATCCCCTAAATTCTGGCCCTTTCTCCGGCCTCTGCTGATGGTGACCCTGGGCCTGCTCGGAAGCGGGTGTAAGGAAATTCAGCCCACCCTGCATCGACTCCCTCCCCTACCCCAAGATCCCTTTGTGGAGGTTTATTTGAACCAGAATCCGGTCCGTGAGTACCCAGAGCCTTACCGAGGCATCACGCGACCGGGGGATGATTTGGAACAGTTGATTGTGGATACTATCAATGGCGCGACATCCACGGTGGATGTGGCCGTTCAGGAGTTGCAGTTGCCTAAGATTGCGATTGCGATCGCCCTTAAGCATCAATCCGGTGTCAGGGTCCGGGTGATTTTGGAAAATACCTATAACCAAGCCCTCAGTGAGTTGACGCCGCAGCAAGTCGTCGGTTTGGATGAACGCAGCAAAGCTCGTTATGAAGAATGGCGTCACCTGATCGATCGCAACCAGGATGGTGTCCTCAGTCCAGAGGAAATCGCCCAGGGGGATGCTTTAATCATTTTAAAAAATGCCGGAGTGCCTTTAATTGACGATACGGCAGATGGTTCTAAAGGCAGCGGGTTGATGCACCACAAATTTGCGATCGCCGATGGTCGCCGGGTGCTCGTCACTTCGGCCAATTTTACCACCAGTGACATCCACGGAGATTTTCTCTCTCAGACCAGTCTGGGTAATCCCAATAATTTACTCAAAATTGACAGTCCGGCATTGGCGGGTTTATTCCAACAAGAGTTTAACCTGATGTGGGGAGATGGCCCCGGGGGTGATCCCGATAGTTTGTTTGGAGTGCAAAAACCATTCCGTCCGAAGCAGTCGGTGAATTTGGGGGCCAGTTCCGTGGGGGTGCAATTTGCGCCGACGGGGGCGCGAGTTCCTTGGGCGCAGAGTGTCAATGGGGCGATCGCCAATACATTGAATCTCGCCACTCAATCCGTGGACCTGGCCCTGTTTGTCTTCTCAAAACAGCAGTTGAGCGATACCCTTTATGCTCGTCATCGCACTGGGGTACAGGTCCGTGCTCTGATTGATCCCAGTTTTGCCTACCGCAGTTATAGCGAAGGGTTGGACATGATGGGGGTGGCTTTACCCAATCAAAATTGTCAGTATGATCAGGCCAACCAACCTTGGTCTACGCCCCTGGATACGGTAGGCGTTCCGCAATTACCTCCGGGCGATCGCCTCCATCATAAATTTGCCCTCTTAGATGATCGCATCGTGATCACCGGGTCTCATAACTGGTCCGCCGCCGCTAATTCTCGTAATGATGAAACCCTCTTGGTCATTGACTCTCCCCTCGTCGCTGCCCATTTTAAACGAGAGTTTGAACGCCTTTATAGCACCGCTCGTTTAGGATTACCCACCCACATTGAGGCCAAAATCCAACAGCAGATTCAGCAATGTGGCGAGTCCACTCCAGTTGCCGCATTATCTCCCGAAGCGCGAATCAATGTGAATCGAGCCACTCAGCAGGAGTTAGAAGCGTTACCCGGAATTGGTCCCGCTTTAGCCTCTCGGATTATTGCCACCAGGCAAGAGCAACCGTTCACGTCCGTGGAGGATTTGCAACGGGTCTCAGGAATTGGTCCCACCCTATCAGAACGCTTGCGCGATCGGGTTACATTTTAA
- a CDS encoding DUF7682 family zinc-binding protein: protein MPRRKKIFPCGHKGYGQVCHRCAQDQEAQEQAVRSLAEKRQQKMEWEATFDNDPIDLRELPDYVVHKARNIIEGLSERRNYREFGGKRLRHNRCIISIPVTRNYRMICREEGNITIPESVLSHEDYNVCKPGS from the coding sequence ATGCCGAGAAGAAAAAAAATCTTTCCATGCGGTCACAAGGGTTATGGTCAAGTTTGTCACCGTTGCGCCCAAGATCAAGAGGCCCAGGAGCAAGCGGTACGTTCGCTGGCGGAAAAACGACAGCAAAAAATGGAATGGGAAGCCACTTTTGACAATGACCCCATTGATTTGAGAGAGTTACCCGATTATGTGGTTCACAAAGCCCGGAATATTATCGAGGGACTCAGTGAACGGCGTAATTATCGAGAGTTTGGCGGGAAGCGCCTCCGTCACAATCGCTGTATTATCAGCATCCCGGTTACCCGAAACTATCGGATGATTTGCCGAGAGGAGGGGAATATTACGATTCCAGAATCTGTATTGTCACATGAAGATTACAATGTGTGCAAGCCGGGGAGTTAA
- a CDS encoding cysteine desulfurase family protein — protein MQIYLDYSATTPTRPEAISAMQDALTQDWGNPSSIHEWGQRAATVVEKARMQVCNLIDAPADSLIFTAGGTEADNLAIMGVTRHYQTPQHLIISEVEHSAISKTVELLEQWGWGVTRLPVDRLGRVNPEDLKSALRSDTVLVSVIYGQSEVGTVQPIQELGAIARAAGVLFHVDGVQVVGRLPVNVQELPVDLLSLSSHKIYGPQGAGALYVRDGLELVPLLTGGGQESNRRSGTQAVPAIAGFGMAAELAMEEMPTETARLIQLRDRLFELLADTPELIPTGDRLHRLPHHVSFCLREDAHSRGSQPISGRAIVRQMNLAGIAISSGSACSSGKLNPSPVLLAMGYSPTEATAAVRLTLGRHTTAADIDWTAMVLKQILARLMPKLALARL, from the coding sequence ATGCAAATCTATTTAGATTACAGCGCAACTACACCGACTCGACCCGAGGCGATCTCTGCTATGCAAGACGCCCTCACCCAGGATTGGGGTAATCCTTCCAGCATCCATGAATGGGGCCAAAGAGCTGCAACGGTGGTGGAAAAGGCTCGAATGCAGGTCTGTAATCTCATCGATGCACCAGCGGATTCCCTGATTTTTACTGCTGGGGGAACGGAAGCGGACAACCTGGCGATTATGGGAGTAACTCGTCACTATCAGACCCCACAACATCTGATTATTTCTGAGGTGGAACATTCTGCAATCAGCAAAACGGTGGAGTTGCTAGAGCAGTGGGGATGGGGGGTGACGCGGTTGCCGGTTGATCGCCTAGGAAGGGTGAATCCCGAGGACCTGAAATCTGCTCTGCGCTCCGATACGGTGTTGGTGTCGGTGATTTATGGACAGAGTGAAGTGGGAACGGTGCAACCGATTCAAGAATTGGGGGCGATCGCTCGCGCGGCAGGGGTGTTATTTCATGTGGATGGGGTACAGGTTGTCGGGCGATTGCCGGTGAATGTGCAAGAATTGCCGGTGGATCTGCTCTCCCTCTCCAGTCATAAAATTTATGGCCCTCAAGGGGCAGGGGCGCTCTACGTTCGGGACGGGTTGGAACTGGTTCCTTTGCTGACGGGAGGGGGACAAGAATCAAATCGGCGATCGGGGACTCAGGCAGTGCCTGCGATCGCCGGATTTGGGATGGCGGCAGAATTAGCGATGGAAGAAATGCCAACAGAGACTGCGAGATTAATTCAATTGCGCGATCGCCTCTTCGAGTTATTAGCGGATACCCCGGAACTGATCCCCACAGGCGATCGGCTGCATCGTTTACCCCACCATGTCAGTTTCTGTCTGCGGGAGGATGCTCATAGTCGAGGCAGTCAACCCATCTCCGGCAGGGCGATCGTCCGTCAAATGAACCTCGCCGGAATCGCCATCAGTTCCGGATCCGCCTGTAGTAGCGGCAAACTCAACCCCAGTCCCGTCCTCTTAGCAATGGGATACAGTCCCACCGAAGCCACCGCTGCTGTGCGCCTCACCCTCGGACGACATACCACCGCAGCCGATATCGACTGGACTGCAATGGTCCTCAAGCAAATTTTAGCCAGACTGATGCCCAAATTAGCCCTTGCTAGACTTTAA